In the genome of Gemmatimonas aurantiaca, the window GATGCGGCTGGCCGCCGTGCTCAGACGCCGCACTTCACCACGCTCGAGATCTGCCGCCGACACGGTCTTCAGGGTCACCGACCGGGCCGCCCCCGCGCGCCGGTACTGCAGACGCACATCGTCACCCGGCTTCGCTTTGGCGAGCACCCGCTGCAGACGACGCTGCGCGAGTCCGGTGAGCGCGAGATCCTCGGCGTCTTCTTTGGCCACCCTGAGCGACACGCCGTTGATCTCGGTGAGCACGTCACCAGCCTGCAGACCGGCCCCGGCCGCGGGTCCGTTGACCTCGACCGACTCCAGGCGCACACCCGCCGTGTCCGCACTCGATCCCGCGCCCAGGGTGACCCCCAGCACCGCACGATCGGCCGAGCGGGTCCATATGGTGTTGAGCATGCCGAACGGCGCGCGCGTGCGCGGTCGCGACTGTTCGACGGACTGCGCCTCGAGCGCGGTGAGCGGCAGCGTCGGCGGGAATGCCAGGACGAAGGGCAGCGCCCACAGGAGATGGGGAGACAACGCAGACCGCCGCGAAGTGCGGTCCCCGCGCCGCCGCATGGCCGCGCACACGGAGGTCACGGCCATCGGCGATGACTGGAGTGATGACGGAAGCATGGAATCCTCGGAAGTCGTTGGCCATGCGACACCGAGGATGTCCGGAAGGGTTTACGAGAGAGCCCCGGCGGCAGCGGGCTCCGGTGGAACGGGCTCTGCCGCGACCTCGACGACGTTGTGCGCGACGACCGCCTCGGCCACACGCGCCCGCAGGCGCGATGCCAGCTCCTGTCGCGTGATCGGTTTGCCGAGCACCAGTACGCCGGGATCACGCAGCAGCGCTTCTTCTTCGGGAGCCGCGGCTCCGCCGGTGAGCACCACCAACCGTTCGCGCAGCCCCGGATGACTGGCGGCCAGTCGTGCCGCGAACTGCGAACCCGACATCCCGGGCATCATGAGATCGGTCACGACGAGATCGACGGTATTCGTCCCCAGCCATGTCAGCGCATCGCGGGCATTCGCGTGACCGACCACCTCGAGTCCTTCGATGACGAGCCCACGCTCGAGCGCATGCAGCGCGGCCAGATCGTCTTCCACGAGCAGCACCCGCAGAGGTTTTGTGTTGCGCGGCAACAGCGCCAGCGGCTGCGGCGTGCGCCGGTCGGCGACGGACTTGGGGGCCGGCACGGCCGGCAACCGCACCAGCACCGAGGCGCCCCCGCTGGGGAGATTGCGGAAGGTGATGGTTCCACCGTGCGCCTCCACGATGCCCCGGGCCACGAACAGACCGAGCCCCGTACCACCGGTGGTGGCTTTGGTGGTGACATAGGGCTCACCGAGCCGGGCGATGACGCTGGAGGCAAAACCGGTGCCCTGATCGGCCACGGCAATCTCCGCCCATCCGTCGGCGCCGGTCCGGGTGGTCACCGTCAGCGTCATGCGCGTGGTGTCCCCGCGGGCGAGCATGGCCTGTGCCCCGTTCACGAGGGGATTGAGGACCATCTGCACGAGACGGCCTTCATGCCCATTCACGAGGGGGACGGCATCCAGTTGCGTGGCCACGGTGACGCCCTGTCGCCACTGTGGCGCCGCCACACGAATGGCCGCCTGCACG includes:
- a CDS encoding PDZ domain-containing protein, coding for MAVTSVCAAMRRRGDRTSRRSALSPHLLWALPFVLAFPPTLPLTALEAQSVEQSRPRTRAPFGMLNTIWTRSADRAVLGVTLGAGSSADTAGVRLESVEVNGPAAGAGLQAGDVLTEINGVSLRVAKEDAEDLALTGLAQRRLQRVLAKAKPGDDVRLQYRRAGAARSVTLKTVSAADLERGEVRRLSTAASRIDESGGHIGVTIGGAGTVRDTLGLFVSAVTAAGPAELAGIVEGERVAAVNGVDVRVPREDVEDGRSRAARVERFVREVQKVAPGGTVTLRVYGNGRYREVPVKAVKEAELPGSGMRFEFGDGLNRRVRIVTPRGGPSGSVELDGLPLREFMDGFRRQMQERMQEPIQDGFRDMEIRVPAPSGTVRVIPRRSSTTL